In Terriglobia bacterium, a single window of DNA contains:
- a CDS encoding DUF2461 domain-containing protein, with protein MKTFPGFSPDALAFLRALKRNNRREWFQPRKEKYEALIKEPMLELVSALNEEFARFAPQYVTPPQKAVYRIYRDTRFSKDKTPYKTHISAIFPRHTAVKREGAVFYFHFTDKEVLVFGGVWAPERDELLAYRALLRDHYEEFNQILRDKKLKRALGGLQGGQLTRMPKGFPVDHPAEALLRHRQWHLVADLDIKLLTTRKLVPELARHFELMAPFVEFLNRPFVHKQKPRKMLFTGF; from the coding sequence ATGAAGACCTTCCCCGGTTTCTCCCCCGACGCTCTCGCTTTCCTGCGCGCGCTCAAGCGCAACAACCGGCGCGAGTGGTTCCAGCCGCGCAAAGAGAAATACGAAGCTCTGATCAAAGAGCCCATGCTGGAGTTGGTCAGCGCATTGAACGAGGAGTTTGCGCGCTTTGCGCCGCAGTACGTCACGCCCCCGCAGAAAGCCGTCTATCGCATCTATCGCGACACCCGTTTTTCCAAGGACAAGACGCCGTACAAGACGCACATCTCGGCCATCTTCCCCCGGCACACGGCCGTCAAGCGTGAGGGCGCAGTGTTTTATTTCCACTTCACCGACAAAGAAGTGCTGGTCTTCGGCGGCGTGTGGGCGCCGGAGCGCGACGAACTTCTGGCCTATCGCGCACTTCTTCGCGACCACTATGAAGAATTCAACCAAATCCTGCGTGACAAAAAGCTAAAGCGCGCTCTTGGCGGCCTGCAAGGCGGCCAGCTCACCCGCATGCCCAAAGGCTTCCCCGTGGACCATCCCGCGGAAGCGCTGTTGCGCCATCGCCAATGGCATCTGGTGGCCGACCTGGACATCAAGCTGCTCACCACGCGGAAGCTTGTGCCCGAGTTGGCGCGGCACTTTGAGCTGATGGCGCCGTTCGTGGAATTTCTGAACCGGCCGTTCGTCCACAAACAAAAACCCAGGAAGATGTTGTTCACGGGCTTTTAG
- the thrS gene encoding threonine--tRNA ligase has protein sequence MSQTMIQVTLPDGSKKEVPKGTTPLDIAKSIGTRLADAALVSKIKPSAVSHQHSAPDQAGASGPPSPDDAKSPASMHAQTSKDGWQFADLTKPLEEDVELRLLTDRDPEALEVFRHSSAHVLATAVLELFPETKLGHGPPTESGFFYDFYRPTPFTPEDLEKIEQRMAQVVQRDEKFEREYIPREEGLDRFRAEGDFMKVHFIEQFTKPGEPISTYRNGKFVDFCRGPHVPSTGRIKAFKLTSIAGAYWLGDEKNPQLQRIYGTSFFNKKDLEQHLTAIEEAKKRDHRLLGQQLDLFSIQELAGPGLIFWHPKGGLIRKEMEDWMRNEYLARGYHLVYTPHVFRVNLWQTSGHEGYYAQNMFTPMKLDDADYRMKPMNCPGHILIYKDTLRSYRDLPQRYGELGTVYRYERSGVMHGLLRVRGFTQDDAHIFCTPEQIEGEIVGCIEFALAVLKTFGFTEFHVELSTWDPKDKKSFVGGDDNWNLATNSLEKVLKDLKIPYKTIPGEAAFYGPKIDVKLVDAIGRLWQLSTVQFDFNLPERFGLEYVAEDGSRKQPLMVHRALFGSVERFFGVLIEHYAGAFPVWLSPVQVAVIPISEKHTAYAQKVTQQLKDAGVRVHLDDRNEKMNAKVREQTMQKVPFLLVVGEKEAEAGTVNVRVRGQQQPEGTVPAAQFVERVKKLIAEKAVSLT, from the coding sequence ATGTCACAAACCATGATCCAAGTCACGCTGCCCGACGGCAGCAAAAAAGAAGTCCCCAAAGGCACCACGCCGCTGGACATCGCCAAATCCATCGGCACGCGCCTGGCCGACGCCGCGCTCGTCTCCAAAATAAAGCCGTCAGCAGTCAGCCATCAGCACTCAGCCCCGGACCAGGCCGGCGCGAGCGGGCCGCCATCACCGGATGACGCAAAATCTCCCGCCAGCATGCATGCCCAAACCTCTAAAGACGGATGGCAGTTCGCCGATCTCACCAAGCCGCTGGAAGAAGACGTTGAACTCCGCTTGCTGACCGATCGCGATCCTGAAGCCCTGGAAGTCTTCCGCCATTCCTCCGCGCACGTCCTGGCGACGGCGGTGCTCGAGCTGTTCCCGGAAACCAAGCTCGGCCACGGCCCGCCTACCGAAAGCGGCTTCTTCTACGACTTTTATCGGCCCACGCCGTTCACGCCTGAGGACCTGGAGAAGATTGAGCAGCGCATGGCCCAGGTCGTCCAGCGCGACGAAAAGTTCGAACGCGAGTACATCCCGCGCGAAGAAGGCCTGGACCGCTTCCGCGCGGAAGGCGACTTCATGAAGGTCCACTTCATTGAGCAGTTCACCAAGCCGGGCGAGCCGATATCCACCTATCGCAACGGCAAATTCGTGGACTTCTGCCGCGGCCCGCATGTGCCTTCCACCGGACGCATCAAGGCCTTCAAGCTGACCAGCATCGCCGGCGCCTACTGGCTGGGCGACGAGAAAAATCCCCAGCTCCAGCGCATCTACGGCACGTCATTTTTCAACAAGAAAGATCTCGAGCAACACCTCACTGCCATTGAGGAAGCCAAAAAGCGCGACCATCGCCTGCTCGGCCAGCAACTGGACCTGTTCAGCATCCAGGAGCTCGCCGGTCCAGGGCTGATCTTCTGGCATCCCAAGGGCGGCCTCATCCGCAAGGAGATGGAAGACTGGATGCGGAATGAGTACCTGGCCCGCGGCTACCACCTGGTCTATACGCCGCATGTCTTCCGGGTCAATCTGTGGCAGACCAGCGGGCATGAGGGCTACTACGCCCAAAATATGTTCACGCCCATGAAATTGGACGATGCCGATTACCGCATGAAGCCGATGAACTGCCCTGGGCACATTCTGATCTACAAAGACACGTTGCGCTCGTATCGCGACCTGCCGCAGCGCTATGGCGAACTCGGAACCGTCTATCGCTACGAGCGGTCGGGCGTGATGCACGGTCTGCTGCGCGTCCGCGGCTTCACCCAGGATGACGCCCACATCTTCTGCACCCCGGAGCAGATTGAAGGCGAAATCGTTGGCTGCATTGAGTTCGCTCTGGCCGTGTTGAAAACGTTTGGTTTTACCGAGTTCCACGTGGAACTGAGCACCTGGGACCCCAAGGACAAGAAGAGCTTCGTCGGGGGCGACGACAACTGGAATCTGGCCACCAATTCGCTGGAAAAAGTCTTGAAGGACTTGAAGATCCCCTACAAGACCATCCCTGGCGAAGCAGCGTTCTACGGACCGAAGATTGACGTGAAGCTGGTGGACGCCATCGGCCGCCTGTGGCAGCTCTCCACCGTGCAATTCGATTTCAATCTGCCGGAGCGCTTTGGCCTGGAGTACGTGGCCGAAGACGGATCGCGCAAACAGCCGCTTATGGTGCACCGCGCCCTGTTCGGGTCGGTTGAGCGGTTCTTCGGCGTGCTGATTGAACACTATGCTGGCGCATTTCCGGTGTGGCTATCGCCTGTCCAGGTGGCCGTGATTCCCATCAGCGAAAAACACACCGCCTATGCCCAGAAGGTCACCCAGCAGCTCAAAGACGCCGGCGTGCGCGTTCACCTGGACGACCGCAACGAGAAGATGAACGCCAAAGTCCGCGAACAGACCATGCAGAAGGTGCCGTTCTTACTCGTGGTCGGCGAAAAAGAAGCTGAAGCCGGCACGGTGAACGTGCGCGTCCGCGGCCAGCAACAGCCGGAAGGCACGGTACCTGCGGCGCAGTTCGTGGAACGGGTGAAGAAACTGATTGCGGAGAAGGCGGTTTCGTTAACCTGA